The following proteins are co-located in the Haloplanus sp. HW8-1 genome:
- the serA gene encoding phosphoglycerate dehydrogenase, which translates to MKVLVTDPIADAGLDRLREAGHEVVTAYDIAGDDLLDAVADANALVVRSGTDVTEAVFEAAPNLIIVGRAGIGVDNIDIDAATDHGVIVANAPEGNVRAAAEHTVGMAFATARSIPQAHVRLRAGEWAKSDYLGTELNGKTLGIVGLGRVGQEVAKRLGSLGMELVAYDPYIGQERADQLGAELVEFEACVERADFLTVHTPLTPETEGMIGADELALMGGGYVVNCARGGVVDETALAAAVEDGTLDGAAIDVFADEPISPDNPLLAVDDVVVTPHLGASTEAAQEHVATSIADQMVAAFNDEPVVNALNAPSIDESAFPRVQPYVELAETAGKVAAQMFDGRISEVRVRYEGDIADEDVEFVTASGLKGVFEPLEWQVNAVNAPKIAEERGIEVTEEKTRRSEDFQSLVTVVVGDGTDEIGVCGTLFTGDDPRIVRIDGYRVDAVPHGQMLVVRNYDRPGVLGLIGTVLGDNDINIAGMFNGRETLGGEAMTVYNLDEPVPEDVAAEIRADERIIEVKGITLGDGEDEEETAEADTGTADD; encoded by the coding sequence ATGAAGGTACTCGTCACGGACCCGATCGCCGACGCAGGGCTGGACCGCCTTCGCGAGGCGGGCCACGAGGTGGTGACCGCGTACGACATCGCGGGGGACGACCTGCTGGACGCCGTCGCCGACGCCAACGCCCTCGTGGTGCGGTCGGGGACGGACGTGACCGAGGCGGTGTTCGAGGCGGCGCCGAACCTGATCATCGTCGGACGGGCGGGCATCGGCGTCGACAACATCGACATCGACGCCGCGACCGACCACGGCGTCATCGTCGCCAACGCGCCCGAGGGGAACGTCCGGGCGGCGGCGGAACACACCGTCGGGATGGCCTTCGCCACCGCCCGCTCCATCCCACAGGCACACGTCCGGTTGCGGGCCGGCGAGTGGGCGAAAAGCGACTACCTCGGAACGGAGCTCAACGGCAAGACGCTCGGCATCGTGGGGCTCGGGCGGGTCGGCCAGGAGGTCGCAAAGCGCCTGGGCTCGCTCGGCATGGAACTCGTCGCGTACGACCCATATATCGGACAGGAACGCGCCGACCAACTCGGCGCCGAACTCGTCGAGTTCGAGGCCTGCGTGGAGCGGGCGGACTTCCTGACGGTCCACACGCCACTGACCCCGGAGACGGAAGGGATGATCGGCGCGGACGAACTCGCGCTGATGGGTGGCGGCTACGTCGTCAACTGCGCGCGCGGCGGCGTCGTCGACGAGACGGCGCTCGCGGCGGCGGTGGAAGACGGCACCCTCGACGGGGCGGCCATCGACGTGTTCGCCGACGAGCCCATCTCGCCGGACAACCCGCTGTTGGCCGTCGACGACGTGGTCGTCACGCCCCACCTCGGCGCCTCGACGGAGGCCGCCCAGGAACACGTCGCCACGAGCATCGCGGATCAGATGGTCGCGGCGTTCAACGACGAACCCGTCGTGAACGCGTTGAACGCCCCCTCGATCGATGAGAGCGCCTTCCCCCGCGTTCAGCCGTACGTCGAACTCGCGGAAACCGCGGGCAAGGTGGCGGCACAGATGTTCGACGGCCGCATCTCTGAGGTTCGGGTGCGCTACGAGGGCGACATCGCCGACGAGGACGTCGAGTTCGTCACCGCGAGCGGCCTCAAGGGTGTGTTCGAGCCCCTGGAGTGGCAGGTGAACGCGGTCAACGCCCCGAAGATCGCCGAGGAACGGGGGATCGAGGTGACCGAGGAGAAGACCCGCCGGAGCGAGGACTTCCAGAGCCTCGTGACCGTCGTCGTCGGCGACGGCACCGACGAGATCGGCGTGTGTGGCACCCTCTTCACCGGCGACGATCCCCGGATCGTCCGCATCGACGGCTACCGCGTCGACGCCGTCCCCCACGGACAGATGCTCGTCGTCAGGAACTACGACCGACCCGGCGTGCTCGGCCTGATCGGGACCGTCCTCGGCGACAACGACATCAACATCGCGGGGATGTTCAACGGCCGCGAGACACTCGGCGGCGAGG